In the Harmonia axyridis chromosome 3, icHarAxyr1.1, whole genome shotgun sequence genome, one interval contains:
- the LOC123675282 gene encoding uncharacterized protein LOC123675282 yields the protein MKIIEPSKNFYFEKMLSGDDEVVVPECIIQEANEAAEAVIPLKSKILYEKQYTAFCAWRNNKKAKGVNEKIILAYISEQSKKVKSSSLWSYYSQLKKMLALKEKIDIGRFNQVTAFLKQHSKGYVAKKSKVFTREEFEYFLDAAPDEQYLLIKVVFIMGVAGGCRIGELVTMTVDDVEDRGSVLVIQIPDTKTYKKRVFTVVNGTNKVAALDIFRKYRNLRPSKVAHKRLFINYKNEKCTVQPVGVNTFSKMPVTIAKYLGLSDAEQYTGHSFRRSSATLLANSGADLTVLKRHGGWRSSSVAEGYIEDSLQNKINISEQILGGVTKTGVPDAEMDIPAGPEKSSNTCAITTERVSFGGGSGFQFHFQNLSNCNFYFNDRNDC from the coding sequence atgaaaattatagaaccgtcaaagaatttttatttcgaaaaaatgttgaGCGGTGACGACGAGGTTGTAGTTCCTGAGTGCATTATACAAGAAGCAAATGAGGCAGCAGAAGCAGTAATtccattaaaatcaaaaatattgtacgAAAAGCAATATACGGCATTTTGTGCCtggagaaataataaaaaagccaAAGGTGTcaacgaaaaaataattttggcgTATATTTCCGAACAATCCAAGAAAGTTAAGTCGTCGTCTTTATGGTCCTACTATTCGCAACTCAAGAAAATGTTGgctctgaaagaaaaaatagacATCGGCAGATTTAACCAAGTCACCGCCTTTTTGAAGCAACATTCCAAGGGATACGTAGCAAAGAAGTCGAAGGTATTCACAAGAGAGGAGTTTGAATACTTTTTAGATGCCGCTCCTGATGagcaatatttattgataaaggTTGTTTTTATTATGGGTGTTGCTGGAGGGTGTAGAATCGGCGAGCTGGTGACTATGACCGTAGATGACGTGGAAGATCGGGGCAGCGTATTGGTTATTCAGATTCCAGATACGAAAACTTATAAGAAAAGAGTGTTCACTGTGGTCAATGGTACTAATAAGGTTGCTGCACTCGATATATTCCGCAAGTATAGGAACTTGAGGCCAAGCAAAGTTGCTCACAAGCgactatttataaattataaaaatgaaaaatgtaccGTCCAGCCTGTAGGTGTGAATACATTTTCGAAAATGCCCGTTACTATTGCAAAGTATTTGGGCCTTTCTGATGCTGAACAATATACAGGGCACAGTTTCAGGCGTTCTTCTGCAACCCTACTCGCAAATTCTGGGGCAGATTTGACAGTTTTGAAAAGACATGGTGGATGGCGCTCAAGTTCTGTTGCAGAAGGATATATTGAAGATTCactacaaaacaaaataaatatttctgaaCAAATACTTGGTGGGGTCACAAAAACCGGAGTTCCCGATGCAGAAATGGATATTCCAGCAGGGCCTGAGAAGTCCTCAAACACATGTGCTATAACGACTGAGCGTGTTTCCTTTGGAGGAGGTTCAGGTTTCCAGTTCCATTTTCAAAATCTTAGTAATtgtaatttttactttaatgaTAGAAATGACTGTTAA
- the LOC123675854 gene encoding glycine-rich protein 5-like — translation MLSTSLSAPKLFFLLLLITITIALKNGMDDNLDAIFRPSRSRNMRKTESLRATESYGLAGLIGEGQKKADCYRGGYRTSGGGGTGGGPPIIIIGGGGANGVIPGAGGAIPGAGGAFPGAGGAIPGAGGAIPGAGGTAAGGTGGFPVPAAAASGTASGVTAVPTA, via the exons ATGTTGTCCACTTCCCTTTCAGCACCTAAgctatttttcttattattattg ATTACTATAACTATTGCTCTGAAAAATGGCATGGACGACAATCTTGATGCAATCTTCAGGCCATCTCGTAGCAGAAATATGAGAAAAACGGAAAGTTTGAGAGCTACAGAAAGTTATGGATTAGCAGGTCTTATTGGTGAGGGTCAAAAGAAAGCTGACTGTTACCGTGGGGGATACAGAACTAGTGGTGGAGGTGGTACTGGAGGTGGTCCACCAATCATCATCATTG GTGGGGGTGGCGCTAATGGTGTGATTCCAGGAGCTGGTGGTGCAATTCCAGGAGCTGGTGGTGCCTTTCCAGGAGCTGGTGGTGCTATTCCAGGAGCTGGTGGTGCTATTCCAGGAGCTGGAGGTACAGCAGCAGGAGGTACGGGAGGTTTCCCGGTACCAGCAGCTGCAGCATCGGGCACTGCTTCTGGTGTAACTGCAGTACCAAcagcttga